Proteins from a single region of Rhodothermales bacterium:
- a CDS encoding PqqD family protein: MYELNPDIASKQLDDGKSVLVDGKTRKFFAINETGSVIWNGLKEDKSADEITLLLTIDFAIDREEARGHVDEFIDRLISDGILIQK, encoded by the coding sequence ATGTACGAATTGAATCCTGACATCGCGTCAAAGCAGCTCGACGATGGGAAATCGGTACTCGTAGACGGTAAGACGCGAAAGTTCTTTGCCATCAACGAAACGGGATCGGTGATCTGGAATGGCCTAAAAGAGGACAAGTCCGCCGACGAGATCACGCTGCTGTTGACAATCGATTTTGCCATCGACAGGGAGGAAGCCCGCGGCCACGTCGATGAGTTCATAGATCGACTGATCAGCGACGGCATTTTGATCCAGAA